Proteins from one Anastrepha obliqua isolate idAnaObli1 chromosome 2, idAnaObli1_1.0, whole genome shotgun sequence genomic window:
- the LOC129239130 gene encoding AP-3 complex subunit mu-2 has translation MIHSLFIVNNSGDVFLEKHWRSVVSRSVCDYFLDAQRNAPFDVPPVIATPHYYLITVQRNGISLVAACKQEVPPLFVIEFLHRVMDTFQDYFGDCSESIIKENYVVVYELLDEMLDNGFPLATESNILKELIKPPNILRTIANTVTGKSNVSTTLPSGQLSAIPWRRSGVRYNNNEAYFDVIEEVDAIIDKSGSTVFAEIQGYIDCCCKLSGMPDLTLSFMNPRLFDDVSFHPCVRFKRWEAERLLSFIPPDGNFRLMSYHISSQSVVAIPIYIRHNFSIKTGEQGRLDLTVGPRTTLGRTVDKVKLEIAMPKCVLNCILTPNQGKYTFDSVTKTLSWEVGRIEVSKLPNIRGTVSITPGSTNIDANPSINVQFTISQLAVSGLKVNRLDMYGEKYKPFKGVKYITKAGKFQVRM, from the exons TT GATGTTCCTCCGGTAATTGCAACACCTCACTACTACCTCATCACAGTGCAACGCAACGGCATATCGCTGGTGGCTGCATGCAAGCAAGAAGTGCCACCTCTATTCGTTATCGAATTTCTGCATCGCGTAATGGACACATTTCAGGATTACTTTGGTGATTGCTCAGAATCGATTATCAAAGAAAACTATGTAGTCGTTTATGAATTGCTCGATGAAATGCTAGACAATGGCTTTCCACTTGCAACGGAAAGTAATATACTTAAGGAGCTTATTAAGCCACCAAATATTCTGCGTACTATTGCCAATACCGTCACAGGGAAAAGCAA TGTCAGCACCACCTTACCATCGGGCCAGCTATCCGCTATACCCTGGCGCCGCAGTGGCGTGCGCTATAACAACAATGAGGCTTACTTTGATGTCATTGAAGAGGTCGATGCAATTATTGATAAATCTGGTTCGACAGTGTTTGCCGAAATACAGGGTTAT ATCGACTGCTGTTGCAAATTATCGGGCATGCCTGATCTGACGCTTTCTTTTATGAACCCTCGCCTGTTCGATGATGTTTCATTCCACCCGTGCGTACGTTTTAAGCGCTGGGAGGCAGAACGCCTACTCTCATTCATTCCACCAGATGGCAATTTCCGTCTGATGTCCTATCACATTAGCTCACAATCAGTAGTTGCTATTCCTATTTATATAAGACATAATTTCTCGATAAAAACCGGTGAGCAAGGACGTTTGGATTTAACTGTAGGCCCACGCACCACACTCGGCCGTACTGTGGACAAGGTGAAGCTGGAGATTGCAATGCCAAAATGTGTTTTGAATTGCATTTTAACGCCCAATCAAGGCAAATATACATTTGACTCGGTCACTAAAACGCTGTCATGGGAGGTGGGACGCATTGAAGTGTCCAAGTTGCCAAATATTAGGGGCACC GTGTCAATCACGCCAGGCAGCACCAACATCGATGCCAATCCTTCTATTAATGTGCAATTTACAATCTCACAATTGGCTGTTTCGGGACTGAAAGTTAATCGTCTTGATATGTACGGTGAAAAATATAAACCATTCAAAGGTGTCAAGTATATTACTAAGGCGGGCAAATTTCAAGTGCGCATGTGA